The following coding sequences are from one Xiphias gladius isolate SHS-SW01 ecotype Sanya breed wild chromosome 14, ASM1685928v1, whole genome shotgun sequence window:
- the LOC120798978 gene encoding myosin-7, with product MGDAAMKEFGAAAPYLRKSDRERLEAQTRPFDMKKECFVPDTDEEYVKASIISREGDKVTAQTEKGKTVTVKECDVHPQNPPKFDKIEDMAMFTFLHEPAVLFNLKERYAAWMIYTYSGLFCVTVNPYKWLPVYNQEVVVAYRGKKRSEAPPHIFSISDNAYQYMLTDRENQSILITGESGAGKTVNTKRVIQYFASIAAGGGKKDVGSEKKGTLEDQIIQANPALEAFGNAKTIRNDNSSRFGKFIRIHFAASGKLASADIETYLLEKSRVTFQLKAERDYHIFYQILSQKKPELLEMLLITNNPYDYAFISQGETTVASINDSEELMATDDAFDVLGFTQEEKNSIYKLTGAIMHHGNMKFKNKQREEQAEADGTEDADKVAYLMGLNSADLIKGLCHPRVKVGNEWVTKGQNVQQVYYAVGALSKAVYEKMFLWMVVRINQSLDTKQPRQYFIGVLDIAGFEIFDFNTFEQLCINFTNEKLQQFFNHHMFVLEQEEYKKEGIEWTFIDFGMDLQACIDLIEKPMGIMSILEEECMFPKATDATFKAKLYDNHLGKSNNFQKPRIVKGKPEAHFALGHYAGTVDYNINNWLVKNKDPLNETVVGLYQKSNLKMLSTLFANYAGTDSAEGGKGKGGGKKKGSSFQTVSALHRENLNKLMTNLRSTHPHFVRCIIPNETKTPGAMENPLVMHQLRCNGVLEGIRICRKGFPNRILYGDFKQRYRILNPAAIPEGQFIDSRKGAEKLLGSLEIDHNQYKFGHTKVFFKAGLLGQLEEMRDDRLSLIITGIQARSRGLLARVEFQKIVERRDALLVIQWNIRAFMGVKNWPWMKLFFKIKPLLRSAEAEKEMANMKEEFLKLKEAYAKSEARRKELEEKMVSLLQEKNDLQLQVQAEQDNLADAEERCEGLIKHKIQMEAKIKELSERLEDEEEMNAELTAKKRKLEDECSELKKDIDDLELTLAKVEKEKHATENKVKNLVEEMAALDEIIAKLTKEKKALQEAHQQTLDDLQSEEDKVNTLTKAKAKLEQQVDDLEGSLEQEKKIRMDLERAKRKLEGDLKLTQESLMDLENDKQQLEEHLKKKDFELSQLNNKIEDEQAIAIQLQKKLKELQARIEELEEELEAERAARARVEKQRADLARELEEISERLEEAGGATAAQIEMNKKREAEFQKLRRDLEEATLQHEATSATLRKKQADSVADLGEQIDNLQRVKQKLEKEKSELKLELDDVVSNMEHIVKTKTNLEKTCRTVEDQMNEYKTKFEEAQRCINDFNMQKAKLQTENGELSRQLEEKDSLVSQLTRGKMSYSQQIEDLRRQLEEETKAKSALAHAVQSSRHDCDLLREQYEEEQEAKAELQRSMSKANSEVAQWRTKYETDAIQRTEELEEAKKKLAQRLQEAEEAVEAVNAKCSSLEKTKHRLQNEIEDLMVDVERSNAAAAALDKKQRNFDKVLSEWKQKYEESQCELESSQKEARSLSTELFKLKNSYEESLEHLETLKRENKTYKVSLCQEEISDLTEQIGEGGKSIHELEKIRKQLEQEKSEIQTALEEAEASLEHEEGKILRMQLEFNQVKADIERKLAEKDEEMEQAKRNHQRMVDTLQSSLEAETRSRNEALRLKKKMEGDLNEMEIQLSQANRQAAEAQKQLKAVHSHLKDCQIQLNESVRANDDMKENLAIVERRNNLLQAELEELRAALEQTERSRKLAEQELLDVSERVQLLHSQNTSLINQKKKLEADTSQLQTEVEDAVQECRNAEEKAKKAITDAAMMAEELKKEQDTSAHLERMKKNMEQTIKDLQHRLDEAEQIAMKGGKKQVQKLEARIRELESEVEAEQRKSSESVKGIRKYERRIKELTYQTEEDRKNLARLQDLVDKLQLKVKSYKKAAEEAEEQANNNLTKFRKIQHELDEAEERADIAESQVNKLRAKSRDVGSKKGHDEE from the exons ATGGGTGACGCTGCCATGAAAGAGTTTGGGGCAGCAGCCCCATACCTAAGGAAGTCAGACAGGGAGCGTCTGGAGGCCCAGACCCGTCCCTTCGACATGAAGAAGGAGTGCTTTGTTCCTGATACTGACGAGGAGTACGTGAAGGCTTCCATCATTAGCCGTGAGGGGGATAAAGTCACTGCTCAGACTGAGAAAGGGAAG ACTGTCACAGTTAAGGAGTGTGATGTACACCCTCAGAACCCGCCAAAGTTTGATAAAATTGAAGACATGGCGATGTTTACCTTCCTCCATGAGCCCGCTGTGCTGTTCAACCTCAAAGAGCGTTACGCAGCATGGATGATTTAC ACCTACTCTGGGCTGTTCTGTGTGACTGTCAACCCCTACAAGTGGCTGCCAGTCTACAACCAAGAAGTGGTTGTCGCctacagaggaaagaagagaagtgaAGCTCCTCCTCATATCTTCTCCATCTCTGACAATGCCTACCAGTACATGCTCACTG acAGAGAAAATCAGTCAATTCTCATCAC TGGAGAATCTGGTGCTGGGAAAACTGTCAACACCAAGAGAGTCATCCAGTACTTTGCCAGCATTGCAGCTGGAGGTGGCAAGAAAGATGTGGGCTCTGAGAAAAAG GGTACTCTGGAAGATCAAATCATCCAGGCTAATCCAGCTTTAGAGGCCTTTGGTAATGCCAAGACTATCAGAAATGACAACTCTTCCAGATTT GGCAAATTTATCCGAATTCACTTTGCTGCCAGTGGAAAGCTGGCCTCAGCTGATATCGAAACAT ATCTGCTTGAAAAGTCCCGTGTCACCTTTCAACTTAAGGCTGAGAGAGATTATCACATCTTCTATCAGATTCTGTCTCAGAAGAAACCTGAGCTGCTcg AGATGTTGCTCATCACCAACAACCCCTATGACTACGCCTTCATCTCTCAAGGAGAGACAACAGTAGCCTCTATCAATGATTCTGAAGAGCTGATGGCCACTGAT GATGCCTTTGATGTGCTTGGCTTCACTCAAGAAGAGAAGAACAGCATTTACAAGCTGACTGGTGCCATCATGCACCATGGTAACATGAAGTTCAAGAACAAGCAACGTGAAGAGCAGGCAGAAGCCGATGGCACTGAAG ATGCCGACAAAGTAGCTTACCTGATGGGCTTAAACTCTGCTGACCTCATCAAAGGGCTTTGTCACCCAAGAGTTAAAGTAGGAAATGAATGGGTCACCAAGGGACAAAATGTCCAACAA GTGTACTATGCTGTTGGTGCACTGTCAAAGGCAGTGTATGAGAAAATGTTTCTCTGGATGGTGGTGAGAATTAACCAGTCTCTGGACACCAAGCAGCCCCGCCAGTACTTCATTGGTGTGCTGGACATTGCTGGATTTGAGATCTTCGAT TTCAACACCTTTGAACAGCTGTGCATCAACTTCACCAATGAAAAACTGCAACAGTTTTTCAACCACCACATGTTTGTGCTGGAGCAGGAAGAGTACAAGAAAGAGGGCATTGAATGGACTTTCATAGATTTTGGTATGGATTTGCAGGCCTGTATTGACCTCATTGAAAAG CCCATGGGTATCATGTCCATCCTTGAAGAGGAGTGCATGTTCCCCAAAGCCACTGATGCTACCTTTAAAGCTAAGCTCTATGACAACCATCTGGGGAAATCCAACAACTTCCAGAAGCCCAGAATTGTCAAAGGGAAACCAGAGGCTCATTTTGCCCTGGGTCACTACGCTGGAACTGTTGATTATAATATCAACAACTGGCTGGTTAAGAACAAAGATCCTTTGAATGAGACTGTTGTAGGACTCTACCAGAAATCTAATCTCAAGATGCTCTCTACCCTCTTTGCAAATTATGCTGGAACTGATTCAG CTGAGGGTGGAAAAGGCAAAGGAGGAGGCAAGAAGAAGGGCTCATCCTTCCAAACTGTGTCTGCCTTGCACAGG GAGAACCTGAATAAACTGATGACCAACTTGAGGTCCACTCACCCTCACTTTGTGCGCTGCATCATCCCCAATGAGACCAAGACTCCTGGGGCCATGGAGAATCCTCTGGTGATGCACCAGCTGCGCTGTAACGGTGTGCTGGAGGGCATCAGGATCTGCAGAAAGGGCTTCCCCAACAGGATCCTCTATGGAGATTTCAAACAAAG ATATCGCATCCTGAATCCTGCCGCCATCCCCGAGGGTCAGTTCATTGACAGCAGGAAGGGAGCTGAGAAACTTCTTGGGTCTCTGGAAATTGATCACAATCAATACAAGTTTGGACATACCAAG GTGTTTTTCAAGGCTGGTCTTCTTGGGCAACTGGAGGAGATGAGGGATGACCGTTTGTCACTCATTATCACTGGAATCCAAGCTAGATCAAGAGGTCTGCTGGCAAGAGTGGAATTCCAGAAGATTGTTGAAAGAAG AGATGCACTATTGGTGATCCAGTGGAACATCCGTGCCTTCATGGGGGTCAAGAATTGGCCCTGGATGAAGCTGTTCTTCAAGATCAAGCCTCTGTTGAGATCTGCAGAGGCAGAAAAGGAGATGGCCAACATGAAGGAAGAATTCCTGAAGCTGAAAGAGGCTTATGCAAAGTCTGAAGCTCGTAGGAAGGAGCTAGAGGAGAAAATGGTTTCACTTCTCCAAGAGAAGAACGACCTGCAGCTCCAAGTCCAGGCT GAGCAAGATAATCTTGCAGATGCTGAGGAAAGATGTGAGGGGCTGATCAAACACAAAATTCAGATGGAAGCAAAAATCAAAGAGCTATCAGAGAGACTCgaggatgaggaagagatgAATGCTGAACTTACAGCAAAGAAGCGGAAATTGGAAGATGAGTGCTCTGAGTTAAAGAAAGACATTGATGACTTAGAGTTGACTCTGGCCAAagtggagaaagagaagcatGCCACTGAGAACAAG GTGAAGAACCTGGTTGAGGAGATGGCAGCTCTGGATGAAATCATTGCCAAGTTGACCAAGGAAAAGAAAGCCTTACAGGAAGCTCATCAGCAAACACTGGATGACCTGCAGAGTGAAGAGGACAAAGTCAACACTCTGACCAAGGCCAAGGCCAAGCTGGAGCAGCAAGTAGATGAT CTTGAAGGTTCTCTGGAACAAGAGAAGAAGATTCGGATGGATCTTGAGAGAGCAAAGAGGAAGTTGGAGGGAGACCTGAAATTGACACAAGAGAGCCTAATGGACCTGGAGAATGACAAGCAACAACTTGAAGAGCAtctgaaaaa GAAAGACTTTGAGCTCAGTCAgctgaataataaaatagaGGATGAGCAGGCCATTGCCATTCAGCTtcaaaagaaactgaaagagCTTCAG GCCCGCATTGAAGAGTTGGAGGAAGAGCTTGAGGCAGAGCGAGCTGCCCGAGCCAGGGTGGAGAAGCAGAGAGCAGACTTGgccagagagctggaggagatcAGTGAGAGGCTGgaggaagctggtggagcaACAGCTGCCCAGATTGAGATGAACAAGAAGAGGGAGGCTGAGTTCCAGAAACTCCGCAGAGACCTTGAAGAGGCCACTCTGCAGCATGAAGCCACCTCTGCCACACTCAGGAAGAAACAAGCTGACAGTGTTGCTGACCTGGGAGAGCAGATTGACAACCTGCAGAGAGTCAAGCAGAaactggagaaggagaagagtgAGCTCAAATTAGAGCTGGATGATGTGGTTTCCAATATGGAACATATTGTGAAGACTAAG acAAATCTGGAGAAGACATGCAGAACTGTGGAAGATCAGATGAATGAATACAAGACCAAGTTTGAAGAAGCTCAACGCTGTATCAATGACTTCAATATGCAAAAAGCTAAGCTTCAAACAGAAaatg GTGAGCTCTCAAGGCAACTGGAGGAGAAGGATTCCCTGGTGTCTCAGCTGACAAGAGGGAAAATGTCCTACAGTCAACAGATTGAAGACTTAAGGAGACAACTAGAAGAGGAGACGAAG GCAAAGAGTGCTCTGGCCCATGCAGTGCAGTCTTCTCGTCATGACTGTGACCTGCTAAGGGAGCAGtatgaggaggagcaggaggccaAGGCTGAACTGCAGCGCAGCATGTCCAAGGCCAACTCTGAGGTGGCTCAGTGGAGAACTAAGTATGAAACCGATGCCATccagaggacagaggagctgGAAGAGGCCAA GAAAAAGCTGGCTCAGCGCCTGCAGGAGGCTGAGGAAGCTGTTGAAGCAGTGAATGCTAAATGCTCTTCGCTGGAGAAGACCAAACACAGACTGCAGAATGAGATTGAAGATCTCATGGTGGATGTGGAGAGGtctaatgctgctgctgctgctctggacAAGAAGCAAAGAAACTTTGACAAG GTCCTGTCTGAGTGGAAGCAGAAGTATGAAGAGTCACAGTGTGAGCTGGAGAGCTCTCAGAAGGAAGCAAGGTCTCTGAGCACTGAGCTCTTCAAACTGAAGAACTCCTATGAAGAATCTCTTGAACATCTGGAGACCttgaagagagagaataaaactTACAAGGTAAGTTTGTGCCAGG AGGAAATATCTGACCTCACTGAACAAATTGGTGAGGGTGGAAAGAGTATTCATGAGCTTGAGAAGATTCGAAAACAGCTGGAACAGGAGAAGTCAGAGATACAAACAGctctggaggaggcagag GCCTCACTGGAGCATGAGGAAGGGAAGATTCTCAGAATGCAGCTAGAGTTCAATCAGGTGAAGGCTGACATTGAGCGCAAGCTGGCtgagaaagatgaagagatggAGCAAGCAAAGAGAAACCATCAGAGAATGGTGGACACCCTGCAGAGCTCTCTTGAGGCCGAGACTCGCAGCAGGAATGAGGCCCTCCGtttgaagaagaagatggaggGAGACCTGAATGAGATGGAGATCCAGCTTAGCCAGGCCAATAGGCAGGCAGCTGAGGCCCAGAAACAACTGAAGGCTGTACACTCACATCTAAAG GACTGCCAAATTCAGTTAAATGAGTCTGTTCGGGCCAATGATGATATGAAGGAAAACCTTGCCATTGTTGAGAGACGTAACAACCTGCTTCAGGCTGAACTGGAGGAGCTCAGGGCTGCTCTGGAGCAAACTGAGAGAAGTCGCAAACTTGCTGAGCAAGAGCTTCTGGATGTTAGTGAGAGGGTGCAGCTACTGCACTCACAG AATACTAGCCTGATAAACcagaagaagaaactggaaGCTGATACATCCCAGCTTCAGACAGAAGTAGAAGATGCGGTGCAGGAGTGCAGAAATGCAGAGGAAAAGGCCAAGAAGGCCATCACTGATGCTGCCATGATGGCAGAGGAGCTGAAGAAAGAGCAGGACACCAGCGCTCACCTGGAGCGTATGAAGAAGAACATGGAGCAAACCATCAAAGATCTGCAGCACCGTCTGGATGAAGCTGAACAGATCGCCATGAAGGGAGGCAAGAAGCAGGTGCAGAAGCTTGAGGCCAGG ATCAGAGAACTAGAAAGTGAAGTCGAGGCTGAACAAAGAAAGTCCAGCGAATCTGTCAAGGGAATACGAAAATATGAGAGAAGAATCAAGGAGCTGACCTATCAG acagaGGAAGATCGTAAGAATCTTGCCCGTCTGCAAGATCTGGTAGACAAGCTGCAGCTAAAGGTCAAATCCTACAAGAAAGCTGCAGAGGAGGCA GAGGAACAGGCCAACAATAATCTGACCAAGTTCCGTAAAATACAACATGAGCTGGATGAGGCTGAAGAGAGAGCTGATATCGCTGAGTCTCAGGTCAACAAGCTACGTGCCAAGAGTCGTGAtgtggggtcaaag AAAGGACACGATGAGGAGTAA